The following are encoded together in the Cicer arietinum cultivar CDC Frontier isolate Library 1 chromosome 2, Cicar.CDCFrontier_v2.0, whole genome shotgun sequence genome:
- the LOC101511510 gene encoding cytochrome b561 and DOMON domain-containing protein At3g25290-like yields MKIKKTMSSSTLSTIMIISFLFFTIIDVKAQSCSDEFTKIVERKNITECKILRTLGAEFGWKCYNGTNSTTILEILFGAYLESSEGWIAWGVNPGKRAEMVGTKALIGVKKHDSSMMLNTYDVTKETKRGCALVPMRDIGLNVSSMSTQNEGSNFYTIYAKLVLPSDVYNITRLNHVWQIGYEINNGKPLNHPTTLHNVDSSETIDLTSISGRSTGQYRSFLRSVHGVLNIIGWGTMLPIGVIIPRYFRVFPFHRDPLWFQLHVGCQLTGFLIGTSGWIIGLVLGHSSRYYIFHTHRDFGILIFTFSTIQMLAFRLKPKDTDDYRKYWNMYHHFLGYGLLTIIVINIFKGINILNGGSKWKWSYIGILICLGAIAFGLELTTWIKFFIEKYNKTKSNNSTVQPNKDTLEDASDKKKQKE; encoded by the exons TGAAGATTAAAAAAACCATGTCATCTTCTACCTTATCAACCATAATGATAATTTCCTTTCTCTTCTTTACAATCATTGATGTCAAAGCTCAATCATGCAGCGATGAATTCACGAAAATCGTCGAACGAAAAAACATAACAGAATGCAAGATATTACGCACTTTAGGAGCTGAATTTGGTTGGAAGTGTTACAATGGTACTAACTCAACCACAatacttgaaatattatttggTGCATATTTAGAGTCAAGTGAAGGGTGGATAGCATGGGGTGTAAATCCAGGAAAAAGAGCTGAAATGGTTGGAACAAAAGCACTTATAGGAGTTAAAAAACATGATTCTTCTATGATGTTGAATACATATGATGTTacaaaagaaactaaaagaggTTGTGCTCTTGTACCAATGAGAGATATTGGTCTCAATGTGTCTAGTATGTCAACACAAAATGAAGGGTCAAATTTTTATACTATATATGCTAAATTGGTTCTGCCTTCTGATGTGTATAACATAACAAGGTTGAATCATGTGTGGCAAATTGGGTATGAAATTAATAATGGAAAACCTTTGAACCATCCAACAACTCTTCACAATGTTGATAGCTCTGAGACTATTGACTTGACTTCTATTAGCGGTCGCAGTACTGGACAATATCGAAGTTTCCTTAGATCG GTACATGGAGTACTAAACATTATAGGGTGGGGAACAATGTTACCAATTGGAGTAATAATCCCAAGATACTTTAGAGTGTTTCCTTTTCATAGGGATCCATTGTGGTTTCAGCTTCATGTTGGTTGCCAATTAACTGGTTTTCTCATTGGTACTTCTGGTTGGATTATTGGATTGGTTCTTGGACATTCTTCTAGATACTATATCTTCCACACTCATCGAGATTTTGGCATTCTCATTTTCACTTTTAGCACTATTCAG ATGTTGGCTTTTCGCTTAAAACCTAAGGACACAGATGATTACCGCAAATATTGGAATATGTACCATCATTTTCTTGGATATGGACTACTAACTATTATAGTCATAAACATATTCAAAGGAATTAACATTTTGAATGGTGGTAGTAAATGGAAGTGGAGTTACATTGGAATTCTTATATGTTTGGGTGCCATTGCATTTGGTTTGGAGCTTACCACATGGATTAAGTTtttcattgaaaaatataacaaaaccaaatcaaataatAGTACAGTGCAGCCAAATAAAGATACGTTGGAAGATGCAAGCGATAAGAAGAAACAAAAGGAATAA